The following nucleotide sequence is from Anabaena sphaerica FACHB-251.
AAGTGCCATATTAGGTAGAGAGAAAGCTGAATGTCAATTTAATACAGCAAATCTCTAACTCGATCGAGACATCGAAGACTTTAAATAAAGCTCAATTTCCACTTTTAGAAAGTCACTAAACTGATCATGACTTTTAACAAAATCAGGCTCTTCCTGCCCTTCGCAATATGAATAAGTTGGTGGGTTATCACCTTCTGAAAGCCTGAAAAAGCTAAACTGATAACCCTGGTGCATAAAAAATACAAAAGCATCCTTTGGCAAAGCTTCAGGAAAATCATTTTCTAACAAAAGTTGTTTAGCCCATTCTTGAATTTGCGGTAAATGCTGGTAAAAGCAATCTGAACCACGCAAAAACTTACCTGCCCCATGCCCCATCATCTTGAGAAAGTCTTTGTAGGTGCTGGGTAGACTAATATTTTTTTGTCGTTCCAGTTGAATTATTTCCAAATCTGAACATGGAGAAGGCTTATTCTCACTAAAAATAAGCTGAAGTGGTTCGGGTAAATTGCAAATTAACATTTCTATCGACTCCTTTACGCAATGTTTCCGTGATGTACATTTAGCTGAATATTCGGGAAAGTTTGCATAAATTGCTTAATAACATACTCA
It contains:
- a CDS encoding SMI1/KNR4 family protein, producing the protein MLICNLPEPLQLIFSENKPSPCSDLEIIQLERQKNISLPSTYKDFLKMMGHGAGKFLRGSDCFYQHLPQIQEWAKQLLLENDFPEALPKDAFVFFMHQGYQFSFFRLSEGDNPPTYSYCEGQEEPDFVKSHDQFSDFLKVEIELYLKSSMSRSS